The Planctomycetia bacterium genome has a segment encoding these proteins:
- the pyrE gene encoding orotate phosphoribosyltransferase: MFNRQALIDVFREKALRFGDFTLVSGKKAKYYLDGKQVTLDSAGAMLVGEGILDLLKDNLPRAVGGMSIGADPITAAVITLAGVRGVPLKGFMVRKESKGHGTNKFIEGPVQAGDEVVIVEDVVTTGGSSLLAIERCEAFGLKVRTVITIVDRLEGGRAAFESRGYKFQSLLTIEDFGIEPPKGEG; the protein is encoded by the coding sequence ATGTTCAACCGCCAAGCTCTCATCGACGTCTTCCGCGAAAAAGCGCTCCGCTTCGGCGACTTCACCTTGGTCTCCGGCAAGAAAGCCAAGTACTACCTGGACGGGAAGCAGGTGACCCTTGACTCGGCCGGCGCGATGCTGGTCGGCGAGGGAATTCTCGATCTGCTGAAAGACAATCTCCCGCGCGCCGTCGGGGGCATGTCGATCGGAGCGGATCCGATCACGGCCGCCGTCATCACGCTGGCCGGCGTGCGTGGCGTGCCGCTCAAAGGCTTCATGGTCCGCAAGGAATCCAAAGGGCACGGCACCAACAAGTTCATCGAAGGGCCCGTGCAGGCCGGCGATGAAGTGGTGATCGTCGAAGACGTCGTCACCACAGGCGGTTCGTCGCTCTTGGCGATCGAGCGCTGCGAGGCGTTTGGGCTCAAAGTCCGCACCGTGATCACGATCGTGGATCGCTTAGAGGGCGGCCGAGCGGCCTTCGAATCCCGCGGCTACAAGTTTCAATCGCTGCTGACGATCGAGGATTTTGGCATCGAGCCGCCGAAAGGGGAGGGGTGA